One Bacteroidota bacterium DNA window includes the following coding sequences:
- a CDS encoding AAA family ATPase: MTKINFKIDPDNQEWKNAFELVKSTNSCLYLTGKAGSGKTTFLKFIKETLDKNIVVIAPTGIAAINAGGVTIHSFFQIKPSPYTPDDERLKRIGANNIHENFRYNSAKKKIIRKMDTLVIDEISMVRADLLDVIDKLLKEFGGKRNLPFGGKQVILIGDTFQLEPIAAGMEWEILRRFYKSPFFFSAKVFEQLELNIIELKKIYRQKEQNFIDLLNKVRINSIDNEELRMLNKRYKPNFSPKKNDNYVTLATKNRIVSDINDIQLNNLKSELFVFEGEIENKFPEKNMPTDYVLQLKEKAQVMFIRNDPDKRWVNGTIAKIEKIGKDYVEVQLDNDEIHEVEKVKWENVKYSWDNENRKIESEVIGTFTQYPLKLAWAVTIHKSQGLTLKNVIIDLGDSPAFAAGQVYVALSRCSTFGGMILKRPIYKRDIKVNYNALNFAKQETPGSLISDNLLQGKADNLYQQSIIDFNKRNFNDSIDNFIKAVKLRNDIDKKVFKRLLFKKLNELKFTEKKLKKLKPQKEKSQKDSNKAKESASINKPDVLEINSVIECEVKKIFKTRLKLTVAGVTQECTITKGFANKGESPDLKNEFKIGETLTARIISYNPKRGYRLSLKEL; encoded by the coding sequence ATGACAAAAATTAACTTCAAGATTGACCCTGATAATCAAGAGTGGAAAAACGCTTTTGAATTGGTAAAGTCCACAAATAGTTGTTTGTATTTGACAGGAAAAGCCGGTTCGGGAAAAACTACTTTTTTAAAGTTTATTAAAGAAACTTTAGACAAAAATATTGTTGTGATTGCTCCTACAGGAATTGCCGCAATAAATGCAGGAGGAGTAACCATTCATTCATTTTTTCAAATAAAACCCAGTCCATACACTCCTGATGATGAACGGTTGAAAAGGATAGGTGCAAATAATATCCATGAAAATTTTAGATATAATAGTGCAAAGAAAAAAATTATACGAAAAATGGATACCCTTGTTATTGATGAAATTTCAATGGTTAGGGCTGACCTTCTTGATGTAATTGATAAATTGCTCAAAGAATTTGGAGGTAAAAGAAATCTACCATTTGGAGGAAAACAGGTTATTTTGATCGGTGATACTTTTCAGTTGGAACCAATTGCTGCAGGAATGGAATGGGAAATTTTAAGAAGGTTTTATAAAAGTCCCTTTTTCTTTAGTGCAAAAGTATTTGAACAACTTGAACTAAATATTATTGAGCTAAAAAAAATCTATCGTCAAAAGGAACAAAATTTTATTGACTTATTAAATAAAGTTAGGATAAATAGCATTGACAACGAAGAATTAAGAATGCTTAACAAAAGATACAAACCAAATTTTTCTCCCAAAAAAAACGATAATTATGTAACACTTGCAACAAAAAACAGAATTGTTTCAGACATTAATGATATTCAATTAAATAATCTAAAATCAGAATTATTTGTTTTTGAAGGTGAAATAGAAAATAAGTTTCCTGAAAAAAATATGCCTACCGACTATGTACTTCAGCTAAAGGAAAAAGCTCAAGTAATGTTTATCAGAAACGACCCTGACAAAAGATGGGTAAACGGTACAATTGCTAAAATAGAAAAAATAGGAAAAGATTACGTTGAAGTTCAATTAGACAATGATGAGATTCATGAGGTTGAAAAAGTAAAATGGGAAAATGTAAAATACAGTTGGGATAACGAAAACCGAAAAATTGAATCGGAAGTAATAGGAACTTTTACTCAATATCCTCTAAAATTAGCTTGGGCGGTAACAATTCACAAAAGCCAAGGATTAACTTTAAAAAATGTAATAATTGACCTTGGAGATAGTCCTGCATTTGCAGCAGGACAAGTTTATGTTGCATTAAGTCGTTGTAGTACCTTTGGTGGAATGATTTTAAAACGCCCGATTTATAAGCGTGATATTAAAGTAAATTACAATGCTTTAAATTTTGCAAAACAAGAAACTCCAGGCTCTTTAATTTCCGATAATTTATTACAAGGAAAGGCTGATAATTTGTACCAACAAAGTATTATTGATTTTAATAAAAGAAATTTTAATGATTCTATTGATAATTTTATTAAGGCTGTAAAACTAAGAAATGATATTGACAAAAAAGTCTTTAAGCGATTGCTTTTCAAAAAATTAAATGAGCTGAAATTCACAGAGAAAAAATTAAAAAAGCTTAAACCACAAAAGGAGAAATCACAGAAAGATTCTAACAAAGCAAAAGAAAGTGCGTCTATTAATAAGCCTGATGTTTTAGAAATTAATAGTGTAATCGAATGCGAAGTAAAAAAGATTTTTAAAACAAGATTGAAATTAACAGTTGCAGGTGTAACTCAAGAATGTACAATTACAAAGGGCTTTGCAAATAAAGGGGAAAGCCCTGATTTAAAAAATGAGTTTAAAATTGGCGAAACACTCACTGCAAGAATTATTTCTTATAATCCCAAAAGGGGATACAGGCTTTCATTGAAAGAATTGTAA
- a CDS encoding PKD domain-containing protein — MKSFLKTIILILFTNFNLFAQTNADFSSNVTSGCSPLSVKFTNLSTGNPTSFYWNFGNGQTSVKINPSATYLNPGSYTVILKVSDANGTNTITKTNFITV, encoded by the coding sequence ATGAAGTCATTTTTAAAAACAATAATACTTATATTATTTACTAACTTCAATTTATTTGCTCAAACAAATGCAGACTTCAGTTCAAATGTTACATCAGGTTGCAGTCCGTTGTCAGTTAAATTTACAAATTTATCAACAGGCAACCCTACTTCTTTTTATTGGAATTTTGGAAACGGACAAACATCAGTAAAAATAAATCCCAGTGCCACTTATTTAAATCCGGGCTCATATACCGTAATACTAAAAGTATCTGATGCAAATGGAACAAATACTATAACTAAAACAAATTTTATAACTGTTT
- a CDS encoding PKD domain-containing protein, with protein sequence GQTSVKINPSATYLNPGSYTVILKVSDANGTNTITKTNFITVFSNPVADFSVNKNLECTNVALHFYDQSSIGNANIKVWQWNFGDGAKSSQPNPNHSYSVANKYSLTLIVTDENGCTDSKRKQSYIDIKSVKADFYANETEFCSKPASVFFSNLSSPSNTSLTYNWDFGDGNSSTKKFPNHKYQNTGSYTVKLTTKIPLGCEDKMVKTKYINVNEIKADFKLEKKDSCLPAFVKFTNQSTPQNGISYHWSFGDGATKTTKNAEHLYMKSKKYRVTLIINKGGCIDSISKSLYFAKPPDADFIADTTYHCKIPFKVNFLPVSTNLNSYKWDFGNGKTSTDKFPSSWYYSYGDYNVSLIVKDKKNCESKKIKRNYIISSPPNFSIKINPKSGCKPLTVNYIITDSSFIPLTNWKITSGDGQTLHSKYGKFIYQDTGIFTITITGKNSRGCQLTKTDKILVGIPPNADFQDFNYVGCNDTFLHFINTTNNSSPKADSFTWYFGDGRISNEIHPFHKYQDTGYMSVKLEAFFRGCPSIFTRDSMIYIYPPVAKIKGDKICELEELRNFNNSIGGNKWLWDFGDGSYDSTKNPSHIFNYGTYKIILKLTDTITKCIDYDSAEITVTKGPEDDFYFVKSYGCKGTEIECFDTSTANLHYKWSFGSNKYSYKKNPKYTFLNGGYHTITLTVTDSNNCKNKISKTDFIKVSKVNAGFTVSKTIGCLPFSIELKDTTQSVFPITQRIWYMGNTPGFYSYDRDTNYTYTEIPYRISQKKGCKINLKITDELGCTKTVSKIVTPLKPRANIILDKDDNCKQLKIKYSTKINDTLVYTPAQTNWYINNHPASNKQAFSETYKSDTSFLVKLILTDNYSCKDTAEELIDFKISPPVADFDYNILHSVNNCPPVIVDFYNKSKAGKYSIKSYKWEFGNNTCSSILNPSSTYTAPGLYSVSLIAEDTDGCIDTIIKPDIINVNGAIGNILAYPDRGCDSLECSFSAQTSSSIIEYYWNFGDGSISTDSFPEHTYTYAGTFKPLLILKDSLGCVTSIEIKDPIIIYKSPIADFDVKAKLTCLGQLTNFINKTTGEQKIQKYLWDLGDGSFSSNFEPSHLYSDTGLFNISLSVIDSAGCKDSITKPEVVDIYFDTIGPESSMIYSITHIDNPILDELLFSSNNDYDFMDYSIFRTNKSAIISSERKIFDILDTFIQDTVFSHLIPQCYYIKTTDYCFNKSNPSPLHCLIYLNVKPLSSGNDLRWTPYVGWDTIEKYEIYRKDYNNKHNFKLLNTVNGNTLNYLDTNVFCKENYFYRIKAFEKNGFNQTSWSNIDNVLASKTMYIDAIKLIRVSVENESVLIEWEKANLKFNHVYTIFRSRIDSNYKIAGKTDSTTLSFIDSLVETAKYSYYYHVKIQDKNCGHFGKRSNIGKSILLKVNKTELDEKLKLNWTDYIYWDEGVSYYEIEYLNENTNKFEIIAEFYKDSNIYYHLCNPFIQKHHYRVRAIQNSNPDIISNSNIAVGEIEPRVTIPNAFTPNLDGTNDVFRAITYGCKVTKMQIFNRWGEKLFESNQIDNNSELSGWDGKFENKICPLGVYYYQVFIESDDTTEMYKGSVTLLR encoded by the coding sequence GGACAAACATCAGTAAAAATAAATCCCAGTGCCACTTATTTAAATCCGGGCTCATATACCGTAATACTAAAAGTATCTGATGCAAATGGAACAAATACTATAACTAAAACAAATTTTATAACTGTTTTTTCAAATCCTGTTGCTGATTTTTCAGTGAATAAAAATCTTGAATGTACTAATGTAGCTTTACATTTTTATGATCAAAGCTCTATTGGAAATGCAAATATTAAAGTATGGCAATGGAACTTTGGTGATGGAGCAAAATCATCACAACCAAATCCAAATCATTCATATAGTGTAGCTAATAAATACAGCCTTACTCTAATTGTAACCGATGAAAATGGCTGTACTGATTCTAAAAGAAAACAGAGCTACATTGATATTAAATCAGTAAAAGCTGATTTTTATGCAAACGAAACAGAATTTTGTTCTAAACCTGCCAGCGTTTTTTTTAGCAATCTTTCCTCTCCATCAAATACATCATTAACTTACAACTGGGATTTTGGAGATGGTAATTCTTCAACAAAGAAATTCCCAAATCATAAATATCAAAATACAGGTTCATACACTGTAAAGTTAACAACTAAAATTCCACTGGGTTGTGAAGATAAAATGGTGAAAACAAAATATATTAATGTAAATGAGATTAAAGCCGATTTTAAATTAGAAAAAAAAGATTCTTGTTTACCGGCATTTGTGAAATTTACAAATCAATCCACACCTCAAAACGGGATTTCTTATCATTGGAGTTTTGGAGATGGAGCCACTAAAACAACTAAAAATGCAGAACATCTTTATATGAAAAGTAAGAAATACAGGGTTACACTTATAATTAATAAAGGAGGATGCATAGATAGTATCTCAAAATCGCTTTATTTTGCCAAACCTCCTGATGCTGACTTTATTGCAGACACCACTTATCATTGTAAAATTCCATTTAAAGTAAACTTTTTACCTGTTTCAACTAATTTAAATTCTTATAAATGGGATTTTGGAAATGGTAAAACATCAACCGACAAATTTCCTTCTTCATGGTATTATAGTTACGGAGATTATAACGTAAGTCTTATTGTAAAAGATAAGAAAAACTGCGAAAGCAAAAAGATCAAAAGAAATTATATCATTAGCTCTCCTCCTAATTTCTCTATTAAAATTAATCCAAAATCCGGTTGCAAACCTTTAACTGTAAACTACATTATTACCGACAGCAGTTTTATTCCTTTAACTAATTGGAAAATTACATCAGGAGATGGCCAAACCCTACACAGTAAATATGGAAAATTTATTTACCAAGACACTGGTATTTTTACAATTACAATAACAGGGAAAAATTCAAGAGGTTGTCAATTAACAAAAACTGATAAAATACTTGTAGGTATTCCGCCAAATGCTGATTTTCAGGATTTTAATTATGTTGGATGTAATGATACTTTTTTACATTTTATCAATACAACAAACAATTCCTCCCCAAAAGCTGATAGTTTTACCTGGTATTTTGGTGATGGTAGAATATCTAATGAAATACATCCTTTTCACAAATATCAGGATACAGGTTATATGTCTGTTAAACTTGAAGCTTTTTTTCGTGGATGCCCAAGTATTTTTACAAGAGACAGTATGATTTATATTTATCCTCCGGTAGCTAAAATTAAAGGCGATAAAATTTGTGAATTAGAAGAATTAAGAAATTTTAACAACTCAATAGGTGGAAATAAATGGTTATGGGATTTTGGGGACGGGAGTTATGACTCAACCAAAAACCCATCTCATATTTTCAATTACGGAACTTATAAGATAATTCTCAAATTGACAGATACAATTACTAAATGTATAGACTATGATTCAGCAGAAATAACTGTGACCAAAGGACCTGAAGATGATTTTTATTTTGTTAAAAGTTATGGCTGTAAAGGTACTGAAATTGAGTGTTTTGATACCTCCACAGCAAATTTGCATTATAAATGGAGTTTTGGAAGTAATAAATATTCTTATAAAAAAAATCCAAAATATACTTTTTTAAACGGTGGTTATCATACTATTACTTTAACCGTTACAGATTCAAATAATTGTAAAAACAAAATCTCTAAGACAGACTTTATAAAAGTATCAAAGGTTAATGCGGGATTTACAGTTTCAAAAACTATAGGATGTTTGCCGTTTTCTATTGAATTAAAAGATACGACACAGTCGGTATTTCCTATTACCCAACGAATTTGGTACATGGGAAATACACCTGGATTTTATTCTTATGATAGAGATACAAATTATACATATACAGAAATTCCTTATCGTATAAGTCAGAAAAAAGGTTGCAAAATTAATTTGAAAATTACTGACGAACTTGGATGTACTAAAACGGTTTCAAAAATAGTTACTCCTTTAAAACCCAGAGCAAATATTATTTTAGACAAAGATGATAATTGTAAGCAATTAAAAATTAAATACAGTACCAAAATAAATGATACATTAGTTTATACACCTGCACAAACAAATTGGTATATAAATAATCATCCGGCAAGTAACAAGCAAGCGTTTTCTGAAACATATAAATCAGATACCTCATTTTTAGTTAAATTGATATTAACCGATAATTACTCTTGTAAAGATACCGCAGAAGAATTGATTGATTTTAAAATCAGCCCCCCTGTAGCAGATTTTGATTACAACATTCTGCATTCTGTTAACAATTGCCCTCCTGTAATAGTTGATTTTTATAATAAATCAAAAGCGGGAAAATATAGTATTAAATCCTACAAATGGGAATTTGGCAACAATACATGTTCATCAATTTTAAACCCGTCAAGTACTTATACCGCACCCGGTTTATACTCTGTTTCTTTGATTGCAGAAGATACAGATGGCTGTATCGACACAATTATAAAGCCTGATATTATTAATGTAAATGGAGCAATTGGTAACATTTTAGCATATCCCGATAGAGGTTGTGATTCTCTTGAGTGTAGTTTTTCTGCTCAAACATCATCCAGTATTATAGAATATTACTGGAATTTTGGAGATGGAAGTATATCAACAGACTCCTTTCCTGAACACACATATACTTATGCAGGAACTTTTAAGCCACTTCTTATCCTCAAAGACAGTTTGGGATGTGTAACCAGCATTGAAATAAAAGACCCGATTATAATTTATAAAAGTCCGATAGCAGATTTTGATGTAAAAGCTAAGTTAACTTGCCTCGGTCAATTAACAAATTTTATTAACAAAACTACAGGAGAACAAAAAATTCAAAAATATTTATGGGATTTGGGAGATGGAAGTTTTTCATCAAATTTTGAACCTTCACATTTGTACTCAGATACAGGCTTATTTAATATTTCCTTATCCGTAATTGATAGTGCGGGTTGCAAAGATTCAATTACAAAACCGGAAGTTGTAGATATTTATTTTGATACTATTGGTCCCGAAAGTTCAATGATTTATAGTATTACTCATATCGATAATCCTATTTTAGATGAATTATTATTTTCTTCAAATAATGATTATGATTTTATGGATTATTCAATATTCAGAACTAATAAATCAGCTATAATTAGTTCGGAACGAAAAATCTTTGATATTCTTGATACATTTATTCAAGATACCGTTTTTTCTCACCTTATTCCTCAGTGTTATTATATCAAAACCACCGACTATTGTTTTAATAAAAGTAATCCGAGTCCTTTACATTGTTTAATTTATTTAAATGTTAAACCTTTATCTTCAGGAAATGATTTAAGATGGACACCTTATGTTGGCTGGGATACAATAGAAAAATATGAAATTTATAGGAAAGATTATAACAACAAACACAATTTCAAATTACTAAATACGGTTAATGGAAATACTCTTAATTATCTTGATACAAATGTATTTTGTAAAGAAAATTATTTTTATAGGATAAAAGCTTTTGAAAAAAACGGTTTTAATCAAACCTCTTGGAGTAATATTGACAATGTACTTGCCTCAAAAACAATGTATATTGATGCAATTAAACTAATAAGAGTATCGGTTGAAAATGAATCTGTTTTAATAGAATGGGAAAAAGCAAATTTAAAATTCAATCATGTTTATACAATTTTTCGATCCCGAATAGATTCAAACTATAAAATTGCAGGAAAGACTGACAGTACAACATTATCATTCATAGATAGCTTAGTTGAAACAGCTAAATATTCTTATTACTATCATGTTAAAATACAGGATAAAAACTGTGGTCATTTTGGTAAACGTAGCAATATTGGAAAAAGCATTTTATTGAAAGTAAATAAAACTGAGTTGGATGAAAAATTGAAACTAAACTGGACAGATTACATTTATTGGGACGAAGGAGTAAGCTATTATGAGATTGAATATTTGAATGAAAATACTAATAAATTTGAGATTATCGCGGAATTTTATAAAGACAGCAATATTTATTATCATTTATGTAATCCCTTTATTCAGAAACATCATTATCGGGTAAGAGCAATTCAAAATTCCAATCCTGATATCATAAGTAATTCGAACATAGCTGTTGGCGAAATTGAACCGAGAGTAACTATTCCTAATGCTTTCACTCCTAATTTAGACGGTACTAATGATGTATTCAGAGCAATAACTTACGGTTGTAAAGTAACTAAAATGCAAATATTTAATCGCTGGGGTGAAAAACTTTTTGAATCAAATCAAATTGATAATAACTCAGAATTGTCAGGATGGGATGGGAAATTTGAAAATAAAATCTGTCCTCTCGGTGTTTATTATTATCAAGTTTTTATCGAATCAGATGATACTACAGAAATGTACAAAGGTTCTGTTACATTGCTAAGGTAA
- a CDS encoding outer membrane beta-barrel protein: protein MKTKTGVVLAVSLMFIFVLGNVQKSNAQMFIGAQAGYLSTKIYGDDIFGGMNWNSNVSGGLNFGFKVATDFNIQIDVLYSVKGTKQKFIMKDMINAYENDTTQIYKEVTKQYDNILKLSYVEVPILFKKSFSFKGGIFPYERQVSKVDLDVFAGPYVGYLFSTSTNLTASRVVNKTVGGETSTVSSGDTTSSFLIGEESITMFDGEDVPAALIDTINSVPITRSIANLNKIDVGIMAGIGISVELSKRSKFTLDARYSMGFMTIDNTYFNDIEYQFYPASEGGYTANSENFGLNTIKTKMDLKNTGFGFYLGYIHYLGIED, encoded by the coding sequence ATGAAAACAAAAACAGGAGTTGTATTAGCTGTTAGTTTAATGTTTATTTTTGTACTGGGAAATGTTCAAAAATCAAATGCACAAATGTTTATAGGTGCTCAAGCAGGCTATTTATCAACAAAAATTTATGGTGACGATATTTTTGGAGGAATGAACTGGAATAGCAATGTTTCAGGCGGATTGAATTTCGGGTTTAAAGTAGCAACTGATTTCAATATTCAGATAGATGTACTTTATAGTGTTAAAGGAACTAAGCAAAAATTCATTATGAAAGACATGATTAATGCTTATGAAAATGATACTACTCAAATATATAAAGAAGTTACAAAGCAATATGACAATATTCTTAAACTTTCGTATGTAGAAGTACCTATATTATTCAAAAAATCATTTTCATTCAAAGGTGGAATTTTCCCTTATGAGCGTCAAGTAAGCAAGGTTGACTTAGATGTTTTTGCAGGACCTTATGTTGGTTATCTTTTTTCAACCAGTACTAATTTAACTGCTTCACGTGTTGTGAATAAAACAGTTGGAGGTGAAACATCAACAGTAAGTTCAGGAGATACTACCTCATCTTTTTTAATTGGTGAGGAATCTATTACAATGTTTGACGGTGAAGATGTTCCTGCTGCTTTGATTGACACAATAAATTCAGTACCAATTACAAGATCAATAGCAAATCTCAATAAAATTGATGTTGGGATTATGGCAGGTATAGGAATAAGTGTCGAATTAAGTAAAAGATCTAAATTTACTTTAGATGCCAGATATTCTATGGGTTTTATGACAATTGACAATACTTATTTTAATGATATTGAGTACCAATTTTATCCTGCAAGCGAAGGCGGTTATACTGCCAATTCCGAGAATTTTGGATTGAATACAATAAAAACAAAAATGGATCTCAAAAATACAGGCTTTGGATTCTATTTGGGATACATTCATTATCTTGGCATAGAAGACTAA
- a CDS encoding SUMF1/EgtB/PvdO family nonheme iron enzyme, producing MKRIFIVSILALFVIGMTSCSKERSTTTGWKYNNEDWGGFEKHEYAGQETGPNLIFIKGGTFTMGQVENDIRFDNSAFPKKATVSSFYIDETEVTNLAYREYCYWLLRVFLDYPEVYEQALPDTNCWRNKLAYNEPMVRYYFRHPNYDQYPVVGVNWIQSSGFAAWRSDRVNEMIMIREGFLKPNPDQINEANFNTESYLSGQYEGLTKKKVKSYRKGKKDRKVRMEDGILLPRYRLPTEAEWEYAAKAEIGDALFETVNTRRIYPWKGLSMRKEDTKYKGKMVLNMTRGNGDFQGTASELNDASSRTTLVTSYWPNDNGLYCMAGNVSEWVMDIYRPLSFEDVTGLDPFRGNVFQVVDKDQDGYVKAKDSLGRIIYRDVTMEENIDRRNYQEADNIGFLDEENFEQNAQQYHYGVSSLVNNKARVYKGGSWEDRVYWQSPGSRRFLDEEQSLHSLGFRCAMVHVGGANKNGTNF from the coding sequence ATGAAAAGAATATTTATTGTCAGCATCCTTGCATTATTTGTCATCGGAATGACATCTTGCAGTAAAGAAAGATCTACAACAACAGGTTGGAAATACAACAATGAAGATTGGGGTGGATTTGAAAAGCACGAATATGCCGGTCAAGAAACAGGACCAAACCTTATTTTTATTAAGGGTGGTACATTTACCATGGGGCAAGTTGAAAACGACATTCGTTTTGACAACAGTGCTTTTCCGAAAAAAGCAACAGTTTCATCATTTTACATTGATGAAACAGAGGTTACAAACCTAGCTTACAGGGAATATTGTTATTGGCTATTGAGAGTTTTTCTTGATTATCCAGAAGTTTACGAACAGGCATTACCTGATACAAACTGCTGGAGAAACAAACTTGCCTACAATGAGCCGATGGTAAGATATTATTTCCGTCATCCTAATTATGATCAATATCCTGTTGTTGGTGTTAACTGGATTCAATCATCTGGATTTGCTGCATGGAGAAGTGATAGGGTTAATGAAATGATAATGATTCGTGAAGGTTTTCTAAAGCCAAATCCTGACCAGATAAATGAAGCGAACTTTAATACAGAATCCTACTTATCAGGACAATATGAAGGGCTTACTAAAAAGAAAGTAAAAAGCTACAGAAAAGGCAAAAAAGACAGAAAAGTAAGAATGGAAGATGGAATTCTTCTGCCACGATATAGACTTCCTACTGAAGCAGAATGGGAATATGCAGCAAAAGCTGAAATCGGTGATGCATTATTTGAAACTGTTAATACCAGAAGAATTTATCCTTGGAAAGGATTATCGATGAGAAAAGAAGATACAAAATATAAGGGTAAAATGGTTCTTAACATGACTAGAGGCAATGGCGACTTTCAGGGAACTGCAAGTGAGCTTAACGATGCTTCTTCAAGAACAACACTTGTTACATCCTACTGGCCAAATGATAATGGCTTATATTGTATGGCTGGCAACGTAAGTGAATGGGTTATGGATATTTACAGACCATTATCTTTTGAAGATGTTACAGGGTTAGATCCTTTTAGAGGAAATGTATTTCAAGTAGTTGACAAAGATCAAGATGGATATGTTAAAGCTAAAGATAGTTTAGGAAGAATTATTTACAGAGATGTTACAATGGAAGAAAATATTGATAGAAGAAATTATCAAGAAGCTGACAATATTGGATTCCTTGATGAAGAAAATTTTGAACAAAATGCTCAACAATATCATTATGGAGTTTCATCATTAGTAAATAACAAAGCACGTGTTTATAAAGGTGGTTCATGGGAAGATAGGGTTTATTGGCAAAGCCCCGGTTCCAGAAGATTCCTTGATGAAGAACAATCACTACATTCTTTAGGATTTAGATGTGCAATGGTACACGTAGGTGGTGCAAATAAAAATGGAACAAATTTCTAA
- a CDS encoding type IX secretion system membrane protein PorP/SprF, which yields MIFLFSGLITNIYSQDPEFTQFYANPLYLNPAFAGTNYGPRFCMNYRNQWTGVSNSFVTYSASYDQHFDALSGGLGFQLTYDKAGIGELTSTSGNFIYSYNLNISKKFTVKTALQASVIQRSIDFNKLSFTDEIHPRFGFINTTKEPLLAYGNYKTDPRLDMSAGFMGFSKKFYAGFAVHHINEPTYAFLENSLSKIPRKYTTHVGMLIPLENIRNPNVFFSPNILFQKQGSFVQFNIGGYYINKNIMTGLWFRQTFVNTDAFLILFGLNKGHFKAGYSYDIIFSEARLGTQGSHEISVIIELEVFDDTPTNRWKKIICPSF from the coding sequence TTGATTTTTTTATTTTCAGGCTTGATAACAAATATTTATTCTCAAGACCCTGAATTTACACAATTTTATGCAAATCCATTATATTTAAATCCTGCTTTTGCCGGAACAAATTATGGACCACGCTTTTGTATGAATTACAGAAATCAGTGGACAGGAGTATCTAATTCTTTTGTAACATACTCAGCATCTTACGACCAACATTTTGATGCACTATCAGGAGGATTAGGTTTTCAATTAACTTACGATAAAGCAGGTATTGGAGAATTAACATCTACTTCAGGAAACTTTATTTATTCTTATAATCTAAATATCTCAAAAAAGTTTACTGTAAAAACAGCATTGCAAGCATCTGTAATACAAAGGAGTATTGATTTTAACAAATTAAGTTTTACTGATGAAATTCATCCGAGATTCGGATTTATAAATACTACAAAAGAACCTTTGCTGGCATACGGAAATTACAAAACTGATCCTCGTTTAGATATGTCTGCAGGATTTATGGGCTTTTCGAAAAAATTCTATGCAGGCTTTGCTGTTCATCATATTAATGAACCTACTTATGCTTTTCTTGAAAATTCTTTAAGTAAAATTCCAAGAAAATATACTACACATGTTGGGATGCTTATTCCATTAGAAAACATAAGAAATCCAAATGTGTTTTTCTCTCCAAACATTTTATTTCAAAAACAAGGTAGTTTTGTGCAATTTAATATAGGTGGATATTACATTAATAAAAACATAATGACAGGACTGTGGTTTAGACAAACATTTGTTAATACAGATGCTTTTTTAATTTTATTTGGTCTAAATAAGGGTCATTTTAAGGCTGGATATAGCTATGATATAATTTTTTCTGAGGCTCGTTTGGGAACTCAGGGAAGCCATGAAATATCCGTCATTATTGAGTTAGAGGTGTTTGATGATACACCCACTAATAGGTGGAAAAAAATAATTTGTCCAAGCTTTTAG